Within uncultured Methanoregula sp., the genomic segment GGACTTGATGAATCCACGACTGAGGTTACGGTGTTGAGTGCCGAGGTCTTGACTGCTTCTGACAATCCCTGGTCCAGCTGAATCTGGACGAGGGTCAGGACATTGGAGGGTGCAACGGTGTTCCGCGTTGCCTCCGGGAGTGCATTGATGATGCGGTCGATTTCTGCCCGGGATGAAGGGATCGTTCCCCCGTTGGCTTGTTTCAGGACATCGACAACGCTGAGCGAGCTCTTGATATTTCTCTGTTGCTTGAGATTTTTCTCAAGATTATCAATATAATTGAGAACTTCGGGACTCAGCGGATCCCCGGCTTCTATGATGAGGATGACCGAGTCGGACTGGAAGTCCTGGGTATATTTCGACTGGAGGACTCCTTTTGCGGAGTCTTTGTCCATGTACGTCTCCCATCCCGTCTGCATGCTGAGCATGGTCATGCCCGCAATGCCGATGCAGAAGATGACAAGGACGAGACCCGCCACCAGCTTCGGTTTACGGATAATCGTCTTTGCTATTCCTTCGAAGATCTCGTTGATCATAGATCACTCATCCCGTAATTTTGCCGTTGTGGAGCGATTCTTTCCCGGTGAATCCCGTGAAACCCGCAACAGCAGGGATTACACGGCATCCGGGCATACCCTTCGTCCACGGGGATCACCTCATCTTTCTTGAATGATGATATCTCCACAGAACAACTCCTGCCCCAACTATTGCAATGATACCGATAAATAAGATCAGGTTGGTTGACGACCCCCCGGCATTCCCCGGCCCTGCCAGGGTAACCTGGAGCGGTACCATGATAGTATCGGACTCCTGGCTGTTGCCGAGGGCGTCGCGATACCGGATCTCGCTGTCGAACACATACTCCTTTGCTTCCGCTGCACTGTCAATCTGGATATCGTACCGGGCTGTGGCAGATTCGCCGGGCTTCAGATCCCCGAGAAATGCCGTATTGCTGACGGAACTTGCCGGGTAGTGTGCGGTGAGCCGTGCCTGTGCATTGTATGCCGTGACCACGCCATCGTTCCGGTACCGGACATCGATGGTACTTCCGGAACCCGGAGCGAGTTTTGGCTCTGGTGATACCACGACAAATGGCGTCTTACCCAATACCGGGATGCCCACCGTAGTTGACCGGGACGTGACAACCGTTCCCTCCCGGTTCGTATACGTGACTGCGATATCGATCGGGTACGTCTTGTTCATGGCATCTTTTGCAATGGATACCTTGTACCTGCATTCCGCCACGCCCCCGCTGGGGAAATCACCGATGAAGATGGTACCGTCAGTTGGTATTACGGGACTGTTCCCGTTCCGGATAATTTTTACTGCAGCCATGCTGCCATTTTCCGGGCCGGCATTCTGTACTTTTAAGGAAATGTATCCCTCGGATCCCGCAGTCATCGGTTCCGGTTTTACCTCAAGGACTTCGATCTTCACCTGGGGTTTGATGTGGACGGTGAGGGGAAACGTATCTTCAGCGGTGTTATACGTGAACTGGAATACATCCCCGGTCTCCTGCTCGATAGGCCGGAGGTACTGGTATCTGACAGTGACCGGTACCTGGTATTCCCCGGCAGTTGCATTATCCGTGATTTTGGCTGCGAAATTCACGGTGATCGGATTTCCGTTCCCCCTGATGTCACCTAACATCTGGGGATCGGTCTTGATGATAATATTGTCAGGTGCTGATGCCAGCCCGACGGTCACCTGTTTTGCCGTTGTGGGCAGGTCTTCAGGTTCGATGGTGCCGTGATCAAGCTGTTTCAGGCCGTTCAGGCCGGTATTTTTAACAAGGATGCGGATCGTTGCGTTCTGTCCCGGTGTAAATTCATTGACACCGTCAATGGAAGCGGAGAACACGGGACTTCCTCCCGTGTATTTCGTTGCCGCAAAGACCGGCGCAACAACCGCACTGCCTATGATGAGGGCAATAAGTACGATTGCAATCCGGCGATACCCGGAAACTCTGGCTGGTGTCATGAGGTATCCTCACTGAAGTCTCTTCTTTCGGTAGAAGTAATACCCGGCCGCGATGATGACGATGATTACTGCAATGAGTCCGGGAATGAGCAGGTTTCCAAAAAGCCCCGTATTTTTACCCGTACCAACAACCACGGTGACCTTCATGGGATCCGATATCACGGCATTGTCAAGCGCATCGCGGTACCGCACTTCTGAGTCAATACCATACTCTTTGAGGGACGCCGATTTGTCAGCTGTCACGAGGAACGATGCGGTTTTGGTTTCCCCGGGTGCAATATCCCCGATATATGCGGAATCATCGTTGCTGGTAAAGGGATCCACCAGGCTGATGCGGGCCTGGGCTTCGTATGCCGTTGCTCCGCCGGTATTAGTATACCTGACGGTAACCACTTTTTTCTGACCGGGTGCAATGGGTTCAGGATCCGGAATTATTGTAAATTCAATCTTCTTCCCTACAGGGATCCCGATGGTTTCGATCTCGGAGGAGACCGTGTCC encodes:
- a CDS encoding S-layer protein, whose translation is MTPARVSGYRRIAIVLIALIIGSAVVAPVFAATKYTGGSPVFSASIDGVNEFTPGQNATIRILVKNTGLNGLKQLDHGTIEPEDLPTTAKQVTVGLASAPDNIIIKTDPQMLGDIRGNGNPITVNFAAKITDNATAGEYQVPVTVRYQYLRPIEQETGDVFQFTYNTAEDTFPLTVHIKPQVKIEVLEVKPEPMTAGSEGYISLKVQNAGPENGSMAAVKIIRNGNSPVIPTDGTIFIGDFPSGGVAECRYKVSIAKDAMNKTYPIDIAVTYTNREGTVVTSRSTTVGIPVLGKTPFVVVSPEPKLAPGSGSTIDVRYRNDGVVTAYNAQARLTAHYPASSVSNTAFLGDLKPGESATARYDIQIDSAAEAKEYVFDSEIRYRDALGNSQESDTIMVPLQVTLAGPGNAGGSSTNLILFIGIIAIVGAGVVLWRYHHSRKMR